In Roseomonas marmotae, a single genomic region encodes these proteins:
- a CDS encoding helix-turn-helix domain-containing protein — translation MMTGDPPQDSWPSSPWEGEEEAPRPPWASGPAPAAPLPAEALLRPLAEAEDALSRLDALAGAAAPAVQAGLAARMALAEAAGWLAVEEIWVHPRDLALREARLTGSTAAALAGERLAAALPSTLREAEAAPAEPPADAAIEQGLALARVLRRLATLQTVDPLDSAEAFSHAIGPLGPALWPAASHVPGVAAPDFAQWRAGFLKAGEDAPALLAAARGAAAWAREAAEADPARPGALQALLVAAVLVKRRGRLRHVPLPFWCAFTGRMRRQRPRLQQPGWPLAFLDEVAEGARRGLSELDRLNAAAARAAALAAKERSHGQAGKAAEIALRQPVLTAAGLAAQLGATPQGALLIIKRLMAAGILREATGRASFRAFVV, via the coding sequence ATGATGACCGGCGACCCGCCGCAGGACAGCTGGCCCAGTTCGCCCTGGGAGGGAGAGGAGGAGGCGCCGCGTCCTCCCTGGGCCAGTGGCCCCGCCCCGGCGGCGCCGCTGCCCGCCGAGGCGCTGTTGCGCCCGCTGGCCGAGGCGGAGGATGCGCTCTCCCGCCTTGATGCCCTGGCGGGGGCCGCGGCGCCAGCGGTGCAGGCCGGTCTCGCGGCCCGGATGGCGCTGGCGGAGGCGGCCGGCTGGCTGGCGGTCGAGGAGATCTGGGTGCATCCGCGCGACCTGGCGCTGCGCGAGGCGCGGCTGACCGGCTCCACCGCGGCCGCCCTGGCGGGGGAGAGGCTGGCCGCCGCCCTGCCCTCCACCTTGCGGGAGGCCGAGGCCGCGCCGGCCGAGCCTCCCGCCGATGCCGCGATCGAGCAGGGCCTGGCCCTGGCCCGCGTCCTGCGCCGGCTGGCGACCCTGCAGACCGTCGATCCACTCGATTCCGCCGAGGCCTTCTCCCATGCCATCGGCCCGCTGGGGCCGGCGCTCTGGCCGGCCGCCTCCCACGTCCCGGGCGTGGCGGCGCCGGATTTCGCCCAATGGCGCGCGGGCTTCCTGAAGGCCGGGGAAGATGCGCCGGCCCTGCTGGCCGCCGCGCGCGGCGCCGCCGCCTGGGCGCGCGAGGCCGCCGAGGCCGATCCGGCCCGCCCCGGCGCCTTGCAGGCCCTGCTGGTGGCGGCAGTGCTGGTCAAGCGGCGCGGCCGGCTGCGGCATGTGCCCTTGCCCTTCTGGTGCGCCTTCACCGGGCGGATGCGGCGGCAGCGTCCGCGCCTGCAACAGCCCGGCTGGCCCCTGGCCTTCCTGGATGAGGTGGCGGAGGGCGCGCGGCGGGGTCTCTCGGAACTGGACCGGCTGAATGCCGCCGCCGCCCGCGCCGCCGCCCTGGCCGCGAAGGAGCGCAGTCACGGCCAGGCCGGCAAGGCCGCTGAGATCGCGCTGCGCCAGCCCGTGCTGACGGCGGCTGGGCTGGCGGCGCAGCTGGGTGCCACACCCCAGGGGGCGCTGCTGATCATCAAGCGGCTGATGGCCGCGGGCATCCTGCGCGAGGCCACGGGCCGCGCCAGCTTCCGCGCCTTCGTGGTCTGA
- a CDS encoding GNAT family N-acetyltransferase has product MPEALHLRPAPQLPLPMRAPSPAATRPEGFEMLVDAFVADDAPDLFNRAAFHRLHRHRPGIGAGAFLQWRQGSSGRICATFQALETEPGYFASPGRGSYGGFDLAGDLGCAEIADFVTAAEAHLQELGARRLGLVLPPFCYAPGRAALVLSTLLGAGYVVERHELNQSIDLQHARLSSRRNYLISRARREGLSTTLLAPRDYQEAHAVLVESREKKGLTLSMSWPDVAEMAEAFPDALRVFGAYHGGSMVAAAICIAVNPRQLYVYTWGERRGSEPLSPVTLIADTLYRHARAGGFQRLDLGASSIGGVVNHGVYAFKKSLGATPSVKLFLGKTLSWRS; this is encoded by the coding sequence ATGCCGGAAGCCCTTCATCTCCGCCCTGCCCCGCAGCTCCCCCTGCCCATGCGGGCGCCCTCGCCAGCGGCCACGCGGCCCGAGGGGTTTGAGATGCTGGTCGATGCCTTCGTGGCCGACGATGCACCAGATCTCTTCAACCGTGCCGCTTTCCATCGCCTGCACCGGCATCGCCCGGGCATCGGCGCCGGCGCCTTCCTGCAATGGCGGCAGGGCAGCTCGGGCCGCATCTGCGCCACCTTCCAGGCGTTGGAGACCGAGCCCGGATATTTCGCCAGCCCCGGACGCGGCTCCTATGGCGGATTCGATCTCGCCGGGGATCTGGGCTGCGCCGAGATCGCCGACTTCGTCACCGCGGCGGAGGCGCATCTGCAGGAGCTGGGGGCGCGGCGGCTCGGCCTGGTGCTGCCGCCTTTCTGCTACGCCCCCGGCCGCGCGGCGCTGGTGCTAAGCACCCTGCTGGGCGCCGGCTATGTGGTGGAGCGGCACGAGCTCAACCAGTCCATCGACCTGCAGCACGCAAGGCTGTCCTCCAGGCGCAACTACCTGATCAGCCGGGCGCGGCGCGAGGGGCTGAGCACCACGCTGCTGGCGCCGCGCGACTACCAGGAAGCCCATGCGGTGCTGGTGGAGAGCCGGGAGAAGAAGGGCCTCACGCTCAGCATGAGCTGGCCCGACGTGGCGGAGATGGCCGAGGCTTTTCCCGATGCCCTGCGCGTCTTCGGCGCCTATCACGGCGGCAGCATGGTCGCGGCCGCCATCTGCATCGCGGTCAATCCCCGCCAGCTCTACGTCTATACCTGGGGCGAGCGGCGCGGCAGCGAGCCGCTGAGCCCGGTGACGCTGATCGCCGACACGCTCTACCGCCATGCCCGCGCCGGTGGCTTCCAGCGGCTCGACCTCGGCGCCTCATCCATCGGCGGCGTCGTCAATCACGGCGTGTACGCCTTCAAGAAAAGCCTCGGCGCCACGCCGTCGGTGAAGCTGTTCCTCGGCAAGACGCTGAGCTGGAGATCCTGA
- a CDS encoding class I SAM-dependent methyltransferase, which produces MSLVLNRDYSNTYDPEADFDRWYTIFAARRIAPRLGRGTRILEAGSATGLLTAELCGEGRQITCIERSASYAALARARGLPGVTVVEAQLEEFAAEGGFDHVLATNLLHEFPDPAAILARLAAQLAPGGLMHVTLPNPRSLHRLVALHAGLLEDLCAMHLPPPNEQHFRLHEAAEVEAMGRACGLELLSREGILVKPLPNAEMARLPPTVLEGFDALAAGLLPEHGAVTYFLFRRHG; this is translated from the coding sequence ATGTCCCTCGTCCTGAACCGCGACTACTCCAACACCTATGATCCGGAGGCGGATTTCGACCGCTGGTACACCATCTTCGCGGCACGGCGGATCGCGCCGCGCCTGGGGCGGGGCACGCGCATCCTGGAAGCCGGATCGGCCACCGGGCTGCTGACCGCCGAACTCTGCGGCGAGGGGCGGCAGATCACCTGCATCGAGCGTTCCGCCAGCTATGCCGCGCTGGCCCGCGCGCGAGGCCTGCCGGGTGTCACGGTGGTGGAGGCGCAGCTGGAGGAATTCGCGGCCGAGGGCGGCTTCGACCATGTGCTGGCCACCAACCTGCTGCATGAATTTCCAGATCCCGCCGCCATCCTGGCGCGGTTGGCGGCGCAGCTGGCACCGGGCGGGCTGATGCATGTCACCCTGCCCAACCCGCGTTCCCTGCACCGGCTGGTGGCCTTGCATGCGGGGCTGCTGGAGGATCTCTGCGCCATGCACCTGCCACCGCCCAACGAGCAGCATTTCCGCCTGCATGAGGCGGCCGAGGTGGAGGCCATGGGCCGTGCCTGCGGGCTGGAACTGCTCTCGCGCGAGGGCATTCTGGTCAAGCCGCTGCCGAATGCGGAGATGGCCCGGCTTCCGCCGACGGTGCTGGAGGGTTTCGACGCCCTGGCCGCCGGATTGCTGCCGGAGCATGGCGCGGTGACCTATTTCCTGTTCCGCCGCCATGGCTGA
- a CDS encoding (2Fe-2S)-binding protein, with protein sequence MSAINPLIPPRAQHPGHPATAIPIILTINGRRQELHVQPWTSLLDLLREELALTGTKKGCDHGQCGACTVLLDGQRVNSCLALAVTKDGAEITTIEGLAEADGTLHPLQEAFIEHDAFQCGYCTPGQICSAAGLLREGHAQSLEEIREQMSGNICRCGAYPNIVAAIDAVRRNGGAES encoded by the coding sequence ATGAGCGCCATCAACCCCCTGATCCCCCCCCGGGCGCAGCACCCGGGACATCCGGCGACCGCCATTCCCATCATCCTCACCATCAACGGCCGGCGGCAGGAGTTGCATGTGCAGCCCTGGACCTCGCTGCTGGACCTGCTGCGCGAGGAGCTGGCGCTGACCGGTACCAAGAAGGGCTGCGACCACGGGCAATGCGGCGCCTGCACCGTGCTGCTGGACGGGCAGCGGGTGAATTCCTGCCTCGCGCTGGCCGTCACCAAGGATGGCGCCGAGATCACGACCATCGAGGGACTGGCCGAGGCCGATGGCACCCTGCATCCGCTGCAGGAGGCCTTCATCGAGCATGACGCCTTCCAGTGCGGCTATTGCACGCCCGGGCAGATCTGCTCGGCGGCGGGGCTGCTGCGGGAGGGGCATGCGCAGAGCCTGGAGGAGATCCGCGAGCAGATGAGCGGCAATATCTGCCGCTGCGGCGCCTATCCGAATATCGTCGCCGCCATCGACGCGGTGCGGCGGAACGGGGGGGCGGAATCGTGA
- a CDS encoding FAD binding domain-containing protein, with the protein MNRFSYSRPQDVAEALRAIGADGKFIAGGTNLVDLMKYDVERPRQLVDIARIPGLDRIEALPEGGLRIGALVTNSALAYAEEVQRDYPLLSRAILSGASPQLRNAATTGGNLLQRTRCYYFYDAATPCNKREPGTGCPARTGVNRIHAILGASEHCIATHPSDMAVALAALEARVRVAGPGGERVIPMAEFHRLPGDRPEIDTTLARDEIITAVELPEARFPRHYTYLKLRDRQSYAFALVSVAVGLEMEGETIRRARIALGGVAHRPWRVPEAEALLADQTAGREAFAEAAARLLHGARGHGHNDFKIELARRAIERALAQAAAGRPQGLADKRIA; encoded by the coding sequence GTGAACCGCTTTTCCTATAGCCGTCCACAGGATGTCGCCGAGGCCCTGCGCGCGATCGGGGCGGATGGAAAATTCATCGCCGGCGGCACAAACCTTGTCGACCTGATGAAATACGATGTCGAGCGGCCGCGCCAGCTCGTCGATATCGCCCGCATCCCCGGACTGGACCGGATCGAGGCGCTGCCGGAGGGTGGGCTGCGGATCGGCGCGCTGGTGACGAATTCGGCGCTGGCCTATGCCGAGGAGGTGCAGCGGGATTATCCGCTGCTCTCGCGCGCCATCCTCTCCGGCGCCAGCCCGCAGCTGCGCAACGCCGCCACCACCGGCGGCAACCTGCTGCAGCGCACGCGCTGCTACTATTTCTACGACGCCGCCACGCCCTGCAACAAGCGCGAGCCCGGCACCGGGTGCCCCGCGCGCACGGGCGTCAACCGCATCCATGCCATCCTCGGCGCCAGCGAGCACTGCATCGCCACGCATCCTTCCGACATGGCCGTCGCCCTGGCGGCGCTGGAAGCACGGGTGCGCGTGGCCGGTCCGGGGGGCGAGCGCGTCATTCCCATGGCCGAGTTCCACCGCCTGCCCGGCGACCGGCCGGAGATCGACACCACCCTGGCGCGGGACGAGATCATCACGGCGGTGGAGCTGCCGGAGGCGCGCTTCCCCCGCCACTACACCTACCTGAAGCTGCGGGACCGGCAATCCTATGCCTTTGCCCTCGTCTCCGTGGCCGTGGGGCTGGAGATGGAGGGCGAGACCATCCGGCGCGCGCGCATCGCGCTCGGGGGCGTGGCGCACAGGCCCTGGCGGGTGCCGGAGGCCGAGGCGCTGCTGGCCGACCAGACTGCCGGCCGCGAGGCCTTCGCCGAGGCGGCGGCGCGGCTGCTGCATGGCGCGCGCGGCCATGGCCATAACGACTTCAAGATCGAACTGGCGCGCCGGGCCATCGAGCGGGCCCTGGCGCAGGCCGCAGCGGGCCGTCCGCAGGGCCTGGCCGACAAGCGCATCGCCTGA